The genome window GTACGCGACAAAGCGCAGTCCTGGCCGGAAGCTGAGCGTAATTTCTCCGGCGTAGGTATAGCCTAATTTCGGGAAGAGTTTCTGGGTTGCCTGATTCTCCGAATTCGTGTCGATGCGAAGAAAACGGACACCGCGTTCAACGGCAAGTTGCTCGGCCTGATTCAGTAAAGCAGCCGCTACCCCTTGTCCGCGAAAGGTAGGGTCAACGGCGAGCCGGTGGGTCACGATAGCCCGTTGGGTAAGATCGAATCCCACCTGCGCGTATTCGGGTTCCTGGTCTTCCGTCAGGGCCGCTACCCCCGCCAGCTGACCGTCTATCTCCGCTACCCAAAGTTGATCCTTGGCCATATCCTGACGGAAAACGGTTTCGTTGGGATAGTGATCGTCCCACTGGAAGTTCCCACCTTCGCGCATGAGCGGAATGATGCGTTTAAGCAGGTTTAGCAAAGCCGGAAGATCGGCAAGCGTAGCGAGTCGAATGGTCATACTAAGTAATCGATAAGGCTAACATAGTCTAAAACAGGGGCCGGCTAACAAAGTAGCTGCGAGAATGGAAGTAAGGGCAGCTTCGTCGGCATGTCAAAAAGTAGCCGTCTGCATCTTGACTGCCCTGCTTAATTTGAAATAGATTCGTACTGTTTTAAAGCGATTCCATTGAATGTTTTCCACTCCATCTGTCCATTTGCGCTTCGTCCTAAGACTACTGATGCTGCTGTCGAAGGACTGCTAAAGAAAAAATCTTCTGTAAATACGAATGCTTCGTCTTTCTGCACCAGTTTCCCCTCTGCTACCAACTTGGTGCGTAATTGCTTCAAGGTATCAGAACAAGAAGCCACGGCTGCAACAGATGCCTTCGAGCCCTGGAAAACAACGAAACCTTCTGCCGTTGGCTCTCCCTGCGCGTCTACACCCCTCGGCCCTTTTAAGAGAAAAGACTGTTTTGTCTGCTCATAAGGTGCATTTGATTCTCTTTTCTCTTCTAAAACTCTGTGACCTAATGTGTTGAGGAGCAGACGAATATTGTCTATAAACTCTTGCATTTCTGCTTGGTCGGGCTCGGATATTGCAGATTTAGTCGGTGTATTTTCGTTAAGGACCGTTTATCGTTTAGCTGACTTTGCCAGTTCATATAGTCTACTCTCGAGAAATTTGATGTGGGCTTTATTCAGATTTTCATCCTTACTCGTAAATACGATTGTTTCGTGCCAAAAATCTTTCTGCGATAAGTGTTGGTTGAGTCGATCCAGTACAACTTCAGCTTCGCCTATATACACTAATTCATTGCCTTGCTCATTTCTACCGAATAAGAGATAGACTCCAGTTCCTTTTAGCTCTTTTCTATCTATACAATCTTTAACCTTTGTTCTTGGTATTTTAAATGCTTTTCCCGTCCAGTTTGATAATTCACAACTCATTCGTCCATTAGGATCGCCCTCTATCAAAAACAGTCTGATTGTTTTGCCTATTGCCATCGTAAACTACATGAATGAGCGGAATGGTTGATCTGTCGAAATTATTTACTTGCCATCCTTTAGCATTTCCACCACCAGCGTTAGCTCATTGACCGTCGCTTCCGGGTCGCCGGAGTAGCCGATCTGCCGATACCGAACGCGCCCATTGGGTCCAATAACAACCTTTGTGGGTATGCCCTGAACCTTGTAGGCTTTGGATACGCGCTGGTTCGCGTCAACCGGGACCATAAAGCCATACGTGCTATACGGTTGCCTGTTCATGAAGTTATGGACCCGCTGCAAGGGACCGCCTTCCCGCGTGTTGACAAACAAAAACTGCACGTTCGGGTCGTTTTGAAACTTCGATTGCGCTTGTTTCATAGCCGGAAACGACGCAATACAGGGACCGCACCAGGTTGCCCAAAAATCGAGTACAATCACTTTACCCCGTAAAGCCGCCGACGAAATCGTTCTCCCCTGTAAATCGGTCATTGAAAAAGCGGGAGCTGGTTCATTAATCAGCACCTGTTGCAGTTCGTCGCGCTGATCGGCCCGTATGTCAGCTTCCAGGCTGGCTAGGTACGTGTCTGCTTTGGCCGCTGTGTTACCGGGCTGTTTGGCATACCAGTCGCGCAAAACGGTTTTCAGACGGGGAGTCGCTCTGCCGACCTGGATAGCCGCTTCCGCCATTGGCTGGGCATCGGCCGCATGATTGGCCTGGAGGGCGCACAGGAAATAGCGTTCGTTGGTACGTGGGTCGCTGTTTTCCACGTCATCCGGCACCATCACATCCTGATAAGCGGTATAGGCTTCGGCGTACTTACCCTGCTGTTCGAGCACACGGGCATACGTGTTCATGAGCTGTCGCTGCCGAACCTGCTTTTCCGCGTCCCAGTTTCCCGTAACGTCGCCAGGTTTAGGCTGCGTTTTCAGCACAGTCATCGCCCGTTTGACCAGTTGTTCCGCTTCGGGTAACGACCGTCGTTCATCGGCCAACTGAAAGGCCATGGTGTTCAGCATCAGTACATCCGTGTGCGCTACGGGTTGCTTTTCGACGAAGGGAAGTAATCCCTTGATGTCATTGTTTTTAAAGTATCCATCCGTCATCATAACCGTCAATGCGGGCGTGTAGGATGAATTGGGGAACTCCTGCTGGTAAGCCTGGTACGCTGCCTTTTTGCGTGTCCAGTCGGTTTCGTTCCGAATGGAGGCCGCCCGGTCTTTCTGCACCAGCGAACCAGCGGGGTCCAGCGTTTTCATGCGTTCGCGCAGGGCTGTCGCTTTGGGAAAATCGCCCATGCTTTCGTAGAGCGCAGCGGCTTCGGTTAGCTCCGTTGCCGTAGGTGTCGGGCGGGATGCCAGATACGTATCAATGCCCAGTTTTACCTTCGGTCCGTAACCGGGTTTCTTCTGCTTGATCTGGGCCGCCAGAAAATCTGACCAATACATCGGGTAAAGCGTCGGGTTCTGCTGAAACTCGATCGTGTATAACGAAACGACCCGATTCTGATCGGGACGACTGCCGAGTTCGTACAGAAAATGACTGCGCGTAAATACCGATGATTGCCCGGCTATCGCGTGCGGAACGGTCTGACCGTTGGCATCACTGATCGGGATGACATACAGCTGTCCTTTGTTCAGGTCAATGCGTTTGGGTTGTTTACTGTTCCGAAACGCCATCATGATACCCGTTGCCCCCCTTAACGGAACGAACAGGTGCCCAACGAACGCATTACCCTGGTGGGCTAGCGTTGCGGTCGTGGGGCGACTGAGGTGCATGGCATTCGGTGCACCATAAAACACAAAGCGACCTTCAAGCGTGCTATCTGTAGCCAGGGGCGTCGATTGGGGCGTATACGTAAAGGACACCGTTTGCCCGACCTGGGGCTTTTCGGGCGAAAACCGGAACTGCGCCGTAGCCGAAAGCTGAATGGCTAGGAGTATACTAAAGAGGCAATGAGTAAATTTCATAACGCAGAAAGAGTAAATAGAGCACCTATGCCGTTATCGGTTCTGGTTTTTGCACTGATTTTGAGATTGCTAACAAGCCTACGAATGTGAATAGGCCATTGAGAAGTAATCGTTCGAAACCGAACTGATAGCCATTAAACCAGGCGGCTGAGTTTTCGTTGACAATGTACGTGAATACGGGCGATACCAAGCAGATATACGGCACAAATCGATCGATGACCGGGCGTTTGCTAAAAATGCCGAAGGCATACAGACCGAGCAGCGGGCCATAGGTATAGCCCGCAATATCAAATACTGCGGTAATGACTTCTTTGCTGTTGAGCTGCCGGAACACAATGATCACAACGTAGAACAGTAGCGAAAACCCAATGTGTACGATGTGTTTAATCCTGGACCGCTCGGCTTCCGGGCGTTTTTCGACATTCATGAAGTCGATACAAAAGGAGGTCGTCAGTGCGGTCAGAGCGGAGTCGGCGCTGGCGTAGGTGGCGGCTGTGATGCCGAGCAGAAAGGTGATGGCAACCAGCAAACCCAAATGATTGAGCGCCAGTAACGGGTACAGATCGTCGGTGCGGGCGGGAATGGCAATACCTTCCTGACGCGCGTATTCGTACAGCAAAACCCCTAAACTCAAAAACAGAAAATTGACGACAACCAACGTACAGGTGAACCAGAACATGTTTTTCTGGGCTTCGCCAATGTTTTTGCAGGTCAGGTTTTTCTGCATCAGATCCTGATCCAGCCCCGTCATCACAATGGCGATGAAGGCTCCGGAAATAAACTGTTTAAAAAAATTCTTGGCGTCGTTGCCCTCCCAGTAGAAAATCTGTGACATGGGGCTATCGTTAACGGTCTTCACCAGGCCGCCGAATGAGAGGTTTAATTCGTTCGAGATCAGATAGATCGTCAGAATAACGGCCGTTACCAGAAATACGGTCTGGAGCGTGTCGGTCACGATGATGGTTTTAACCCCCCCTTTGAACGTATAAATCCAGATCAGGCCGATGGTGATCAGTACGGAAATCTCAAACGGAACGCCCAGCGGAGTGAAAAGAGCAATCTGCAAAACACCAGCCGCCACGTAGAGCCGCACGGCCGACCCCACCGTTCTTGACAGCAGGAAAAAGCCCGCACCGGTTTTGTAGGACCAGAAGCCAAATCGTTTTTCGAGGTACCCGTAAATAGAAATCAGGTTCAGCCGGTAGTAGAGCGGCATCAGGACGGACCCGATGACCAGGTAACCGATGATGTAGCCCAGCACCACCTGGAAATACGAAAAGCCGATCTTGCCCACGGCTCCTGGTACGGAAATAAACGTAACCCCCGAC of Spirosoma agri contains these proteins:
- a CDS encoding GNAT family N-acetyltransferase, whose translation is MTIRLATLADLPALLNLLKRIIPLMREGGNFQWDDHYPNETVFRQDMAKDQLWVAEIDGQLAGVAALTEDQEPEYAQVGFDLTQRAIVTHRLAVDPTFRGQGVAAALLNQAEQLAVERGVRFLRIDTNSENQATQKLFPKLGYTYAGEITLSFRPGLRFVAYEKKL
- a CDS encoding DUF4357 domain-containing protein, whose protein sequence is MQEFIDNIRLLLNTLGHRVLEEKRESNAPYEQTKQSFLLKGPRGVDAQGEPTAEGFVVFQGSKASVAAVASCSDTLKQLRTKLVAEGKLVQKDEAFVFTEDFFFSSPSTAASVVLGRSANGQMEWKTFNGIALKQYESISN
- a CDS encoding GIY-YIG nuclease family protein, giving the protein MAIGKTIRLFLIEGDPNGRMSCELSNWTGKAFKIPRTKVKDCIDRKELKGTGVYLLFGRNEQGNELVYIGEAEVVLDRLNQHLSQKDFWHETIVFTSKDENLNKAHIKFLESRLYELAKSAKR
- a CDS encoding redoxin family protein, producing the protein MKFTHCLFSILLAIQLSATAQFRFSPEKPQVGQTVSFTYTPQSTPLATDSTLEGRFVFYGAPNAMHLSRPTTATLAHQGNAFVGHLFVPLRGATGIMMAFRNSKQPKRIDLNKGQLYVIPISDANGQTVPHAIAGQSSVFTRSHFLYELGSRPDQNRVVSLYTIEFQQNPTLYPMYWSDFLAAQIKQKKPGYGPKVKLGIDTYLASRPTPTATELTEAAALYESMGDFPKATALRERMKTLDPAGSLVQKDRAASIRNETDWTRKKAAYQAYQQEFPNSSYTPALTVMMTDGYFKNNDIKGLLPFVEKQPVAHTDVLMLNTMAFQLADERRSLPEAEQLVKRAMTVLKTQPKPGDVTGNWDAEKQVRQRQLMNTYARVLEQQGKYAEAYTAYQDVMVPDDVENSDPRTNERYFLCALQANHAADAQPMAEAAIQVGRATPRLKTVLRDWYAKQPGNTAAKADTYLASLEADIRADQRDELQQVLINEPAPAFSMTDLQGRTISSAALRGKVIVLDFWATWCGPCIASFPAMKQAQSKFQNDPNVQFLFVNTREGGPLQRVHNFMNRQPYSTYGFMVPVDANQRVSKAYKVQGIPTKVVIGPNGRVRYRQIGYSGDPEATVNELTLVVEMLKDGK
- a CDS encoding sodium:solute symporter; translated protein: MNTTVALVILIAYFGMLIAVSFYTARGADTNTFFTANRQSPWWLVAFGMIGTSLSGVTFISVPGAVGKIGFSYFQVVLGYIIGYLVIGSVLMPLYYRLNLISIYGYLEKRFGFWSYKTGAGFFLLSRTVGSAVRLYVAAGVLQIALFTPLGVPFEISVLITIGLIWIYTFKGGVKTIIVTDTLQTVFLVTAVILTIYLISNELNLSFGGLVKTVNDSPMSQIFYWEGNDAKNFFKQFISGAFIAIVMTGLDQDLMQKNLTCKNIGEAQKNMFWFTCTLVVVNFLFLSLGVLLYEYARQEGIAIPARTDDLYPLLALNHLGLLVAITFLLGITAATYASADSALTALTTSFCIDFMNVEKRPEAERSRIKHIVHIGFSLLFYVVIIVFRQLNSKEVITAVFDIAGYTYGPLLGLYAFGIFSKRPVIDRFVPYICLVSPVFTYIVNENSAAWFNGYQFGFERLLLNGLFTFVGLLAISKSVQKPEPITA